One Pseudoliparis swirei isolate HS2019 ecotype Mariana Trench chromosome 4, NWPU_hadal_v1, whole genome shotgun sequence genomic window carries:
- the ap1s2 gene encoding AP-1 complex subunit sigma-2 isoform X1, which yields MEMQFMLLFSRQGKLRLQKWYVPLPDKERKKISRDLVQTILARKPKMCSFLEWRDLKIVYKRYASLYFCCAVENQDNELITLEIIHRYVELLDKYFGSVCELDIIFNFEKAYFILDEFLLGGEAQETSKKNVLKAIEQADLLQEEAEAPRSVLEEIGLT from the exons ATGGAA ATGCAGTTCATGCTGTTGTTCAGCCGGCAGGGAAAGCTGCGGCTCCAGAAATGGTACGTGCCCCTGCCCgacaaggagaggaagaagatctCCAGGGACCTGGTCCAAACCATACTAGCCCGGAAGCCCAAGATGTGCAGCTTCTTGGAGTGGAGGGACCTCAAGATTGTGTACAAGAG ATACGCGAGCCTGTATTTCTGCTGCGCAGTCGAGAACCAGGATAATGAGCTGATCACCCTGGAGATCATCCACAGATATGTGGAGCTGCTGGACAAATATTTTGGCAGT GTGTGCGAGTTGGATATTATCTTCAACTTTGAGAAGGCCTACTTCATCCTGGATGAGTTCCTGCTGGGTGGAGAGGCCCAGGAGACTTCCAAGAAGAACGTGCTGAAGGCCATCGAGCAGGCCGACCTGCTGCAGGAG GAGGCCGAGGCACCACGGAGCGTTTTGGAGGAAATTGGGCTGACATAG
- the ap1s2 gene encoding AP-1 complex subunit sigma-2 isoform X3, with protein MQFMLLFSRQGKLRLQKWYVPLPDKERKKISRDLVQTILARKPKMCSFLEWRDLKIVYKRYASLYFCCAVENQDNELITLEIIHRYVELLDKYFGSVCELDIIFNFEKAYFILDEFLLGGEAQETSKKNVLKAIEQADLLQEEAEAPRSVLEEIGLT; from the exons ATGCAGTTCATGCTGTTGTTCAGCCGGCAGGGAAAGCTGCGGCTCCAGAAATGGTACGTGCCCCTGCCCgacaaggagaggaagaagatctCCAGGGACCTGGTCCAAACCATACTAGCCCGGAAGCCCAAGATGTGCAGCTTCTTGGAGTGGAGGGACCTCAAGATTGTGTACAAGAG ATACGCGAGCCTGTATTTCTGCTGCGCAGTCGAGAACCAGGATAATGAGCTGATCACCCTGGAGATCATCCACAGATATGTGGAGCTGCTGGACAAATATTTTGGCAGT GTGTGCGAGTTGGATATTATCTTCAACTTTGAGAAGGCCTACTTCATCCTGGATGAGTTCCTGCTGGGTGGAGAGGCCCAGGAGACTTCCAAGAAGAACGTGCTGAAGGCCATCGAGCAGGCCGACCTGCTGCAGGAG GAGGCCGAGGCACCACGGAGCGTTTTGGAGGAAATTGGGCTGACATAG
- the ap1s2 gene encoding AP-1 complex subunit sigma-2 isoform X2, translating to MMQFMLLFSRQGKLRLQKWYVPLPDKERKKISRDLVQTILARKPKMCSFLEWRDLKIVYKRYASLYFCCAVENQDNELITLEIIHRYVELLDKYFGSVCELDIIFNFEKAYFILDEFLLGGEAQETSKKNVLKAIEQADLLQEEAEAPRSVLEEIGLT from the exons ATGCAGTTCATGCTGTTGTTCAGCCGGCAGGGAAAGCTGCGGCTCCAGAAATGGTACGTGCCCCTGCCCgacaaggagaggaagaagatctCCAGGGACCTGGTCCAAACCATACTAGCCCGGAAGCCCAAGATGTGCAGCTTCTTGGAGTGGAGGGACCTCAAGATTGTGTACAAGAG ATACGCGAGCCTGTATTTCTGCTGCGCAGTCGAGAACCAGGATAATGAGCTGATCACCCTGGAGATCATCCACAGATATGTGGAGCTGCTGGACAAATATTTTGGCAGT GTGTGCGAGTTGGATATTATCTTCAACTTTGAGAAGGCCTACTTCATCCTGGATGAGTTCCTGCTGGGTGGAGAGGCCCAGGAGACTTCCAAGAAGAACGTGCTGAAGGCCATCGAGCAGGCCGACCTGCTGCAGGAG GAGGCCGAGGCACCACGGAGCGTTTTGGAGGAAATTGGGCTGACATAG